Proteins from one Limanda limanda chromosome 9, fLimLim1.1, whole genome shotgun sequence genomic window:
- the rfc4 gene encoding replication factor C subunit 4, whose translation MQAFLKGATVQTTRPQKDKSAAGLSTEKKAKAIPWVEKYRPKSVDEVAYQDEVVAVLKKSLEGADLPNLLFYGPPGTGKTSTILAAARELYGPVLYRQRVLELNASDERGIQVVREKVKNFAQLTVAGTRQDGKPCPPFKIIILDEADSMTAPAQAALRRTMEKQSRTTRFCLICNYISRIIEPLTSRCSKFRFKPLANQIQEERLLAICDKENLKYTKQSIEALVRVSEGDLRKAITFLQSAARLGVDKEITEKAITDIAGVVPPKMIDNLLQICFKGTFEKLEIAVRDMVDEGYAATTILSQLHESIIEQDLNDKQKSAITEKMAVVSKCLSDGADEYLQMLSLCSVIMQQSSQNN comes from the exons ATGCAGGCCTTTTTGAAAGGAGCAACTGTTCAAACTACCAGACCCCAGAAAGACAAGTCGGCAGCGGGGCTCAGTACAGAGAAGAAAGCCAAGGCTATTCCATGGGTAGAAAAATA CAGGCCTAAGTCTGTTGATGAGGTGGCCTATCAGGACGAGGTGGTGGCAGTGCTTAAGAAATCTCTGGAAGGAGCTGAT CTTCCCAACTTACTGTTCTATGGTCCTCCTGGAACAGGAAAGACCTCAACCATCCTAGCTGCTGCCAGGGAACTATATGG TCCTGTGCTATACAGACAGAGGGTGTTGGAGCTCAATGCCTCAGATGAGCGAGGCATCCAGGTTGTCAGAGAGAAGGTTAAGAACTTCGCTCAGCTCACTGTGGCTGGGACCCGCCAAGA TGGGAAGCCATGTCCTCCTTTTAAAATAATCATCCTGGACGAAGCAGACTCCATGACAGCACCAGCTCAGGCCGCTCTCAGACGAACCATGGAGAAGCAATCGCGCACCACCCGCTTCTGTCTCATCTGTAACTACATCAGCAG GATTATTGAGCCTTTGACGTCCAGATGTTCCAAGTTTCGCTTCAAACCTTTAGCCAATCAGATACAAGAAGAACGCCTGCTAGCTATCTGTGACAAGGAGAACCTCAAGTACACtaaacag AGCATAGAAGCATTGGTGAGGGTGTCTGAGGGAGACCTGCGGAAAGCCATCACCTTCCTCCAGAGCGCTGCACGCCTCGGCGTCGACAAAGAGATCACAGAGAAGGCTATCACTGACATAGCTGGG GTCGTTCCTCCAAAGATGATCGACAACTTGCTCCAGATTTGCTTCAAAGGAACATTTGAGAAACTAGAGATTGCTGTCAGG GACATGGTGGATGAAGGCTACGCAGCCACAACGATTCTGAGTCAGCTCCATGAGTCGATCATAGAACAGGACTTGAACGACAAGCAGAAGTCGGCCATAACAGAGAAGATGGCG gttGTGAGTAAGTGCCTGTCAGATGGTGCAGATGAGTACCTGCAGATGTTGAGTCTCTGTTCAGTCATCATGCAGCAGTCCTCCCAGAACAACTAA
- the slc5a9 gene encoding sodium/glucose cotransporter 4, giving the protein MSAALTTGSSSTGFTTAAPPSKGFSLDAADIAVVVIYFIFVMAVGIWSSVRANRSTVGGYFLAGRSMTWWPIGASLMSSNVGSGLFIGLAGTGAAGGIAVGGFEWNAAWVLVALGWIFIPVYISASVVTMPEYLAKRFGGQRIRIYMSVLSLILYIFTKISTDIFSGALFIQVSMGWDLYVSTAILLLVTAAYTIAGGLAAVIYTDALQTVIMVGGAFALMFIAFEKVGWYEGLVDRYMSAVPSVTVANTTCHLPRSDAFHMFRNPVTADIPWPGLVFGLTVLSTWVWCTDQVIVQRSLSAKSLSHAKGGSVLGGYLKLLPMFFIVMPGMISRALFPDEIGCVDPVVCQSVCGASVGCSNIAYPKLVVELMPVGLRGLMIAVMLAALMSSLTSIFNSSSTLFTLDLYHRARPKATEMELMIVGRVFILALVCVSILWIPIIQSANSGLLFDYIQSVTSCLAPPITAVFLMAIFWPRANEQGAFWGLMGGLVVGLIRMVLEFSYRPPSCGQPDHRPAILADVHYLYFALILLALTCLVIAAVSLATAPIPKEHLHRLTWWSRYSKEPRLDLTGPPLTPEPADSDHSGEPERSPDSWWRRAAMRLCGLTGPNTGSAPPVTETNELNSLQENPFWRRFCNINALLLLTVNVFLWGYMA; this is encoded by the exons ATGTCAGCTGCTCTTACCACAG GGAGCAGCTCCACTGGATTCACCACTGCAGCACCGCCCAGTAAAGGCTTCAGTCTTGATGCTGCTGACATCGCTGTGGTCgtcatttattttatctttgtaaTGGCCGTAGGAATCTGG TCATCAGTACGAGCCAATCGCAGCACTGTAGGGGGCTACTTCTTGGCAGGCCGTTCAATGACCTGGTGGCCT ATTGGAGCCTCACTGATGTCAAGTAATGTCGGCAGTGGTTTGTTCATTGGTCTAGCTGgaacaggagcagctggaggcatCGCAGTTGGAGGGTTTGAATGGAAT gcaGCCTGGGTCCTGGTGGCTCTGGGTTGGATCTTTATCCCTGTCTACATCTCTGCTAGTGTGGTGACCATGCCTGAATATCTGGCCAAACGCTTTGGAGGCCAGAGGATACGCATCTACATGTCTGTCCTCTCACTCATCCTctacattttcaccaaaatatCT ACAGATATATTTTCAGGTGCATTGTTCATCCAGGTATCAATGGGCTGGGATCTCTATGTGTCCACAGCCATACTGCTGCTGGTCACCGCTGCCTACACTATAGCAG GTGGTTTGGCAGCAGTGATCTACACAGATGCTCTCCAGACTGTGATCATGGTTGGGGGAGCATTTGCATTAATGTTCATTG CATTCGAAAAAGTCGGCTGGTACGAGGGCCTTGTGGACCGTTACATGTCAGCTGTTCCCTCAGTGACAGTCGCCAACACCACCTGCCACCTGCCTCGTAGTGATGCCTTCCACATGTTCAGAAACCCTGTGACAGCGGACATACCCTGGCCCGGTCTGGTGTTTGGGCTCACAGTGCTGTCTACATGGGTGTGGTGCACTGATCAG gttaTAGTTCAGAGATCTCTGTCGGCCAAGTCTTTGTCTCATGCCAAAGGAGGCAGTGTGTTGGGAGGCTACCTCAAACTTCTGCCCATGTTCTTCATCGTGATGCCAGGCATGATCAGCCGAGCATTGTTCCCAG aTGAGATAGGTTGTGTGGATCCAGTGGTGTGTCAGAGCGTGTGTGGAGCTTCAGTAGGTTGCTCCAATATCGCCTACCCAAAACTAGTGGTAGAGCTAATGCCTGTgg GTCTTCGCGGCCTGATGATAGCAGTGATGTTAGCAGCTCTGATGTCATCTCTGACCTCCATATTCAACAGCAGCTCCACTCTGTTCACACTGGACCTCTACCACAGAGCCAGGCCGAAGGCTACAGAGATGGAACTCATGATTGTTGGAAG AGTGTTCATCCTGGCCTTGGTGTGTGTCAGTATTCTGTGGATTCCAATCATCCAATCAGCAAACAGTGGGCTGCTGTTTGATTATATCCAGTCAGTGACCAGCTGTCTTGCTCCGCCCATTACAGCTGTATTCCTTATGGCTATCTTCTGGCCACGTGCCAATGAGCAA ggTGCCTTCTGGGGTCTGATGGGTGGACTAGTGGTGGGACTGATCCGCATGGTTCTGGAGTTCTCCTACAGGCCTCCCTCCTGTGGTCAGCCTGATCATCGGCCTGCTATCCTGGCCGATGTCCACTACCTGTACTTTGCTCTGATCCTGCTGGCTCTCACCTGCCTTGTGATTGCTGCTGTCAGCTTGGCCACTGCCCCAATACCTAAAGAACAT CTGCACCGGCTGACCTGGTGGTCCAGATACAGCAAGGAGCCTCGGCTTGACCTCACAGGACCCCCGTTAACTCCAGAGCCAGCGGACTCTGATCACAGCGGCGAGCCTGAGCGTTCGCCAGATTCCTGGTGGCGGAGAGCTGCTATGCGTCTCTGTGGTCTGACTGGTCCCAACACTGGCTCTGCACCGCCAGTGACTGAAACTAATGAGCTGAACTCCCTACAGGAGAATCCTTTCTGGAGAAGATTCTGCAACATTAATGCTCTGCTGCTCCTGACTGTTAATGTTTTCCTCTGGGGATACATGGCTTAA
- the dohh gene encoding deoxyhypusine hydroxylase, with protein sequence MASEDKVEAVGQVLVNPKQDLTRRFRALFTLRNLGGTEAINWISKAFSDESALLKHELAYCLGQMQDRQAIPALTAVLKDAQQEPMVRHEAGEALGAIGDPVVLDLLKEYSQDPVIEVAETCQLAVRRLEWLQSRGEKQLEDGSTDNNPYCSVDPAPPSVNKSVSELRSALLNESLPLFERYRAMFALRNLGNEEAVLALGDGLQCSSALFRHEIGYVLGQMQHPASVPALSAALESAGENPMVRHEAAEALGSIGKEDCLAVLQRYRKDSERVVKESCEVALDMLEYENSDQFQYADELVRLQG encoded by the exons ATGGCCAGTGAGGATAAAGTGGAAGCAGTGGGACAGGTTCTGGTGAACCCAAAACAGGACCTGACCCGGCGCTTCAGAGCCTTATTTACCCTGAGGAACCTTGGAG GTACTGAAGCTATAAACTGGATCAGTAAGGCCTTCTCTGATGAGTCTGCCCTGCTGAAGCATGAGTTGGCCTACTGCCTGGGACAGATGCAGGACAGACAGGCCATACCTGCTTTGACAGCTGTTCTCAAAGATGCACAGCAGGAGCCGATGGTTCGACATGAAGCAG GAGAGGCTCTGGGAGCAATTGGTGATCCAGTGGTTCTGGACCTACTAAAAGAGTACAGTCAAGACCCTGTCATTGAG GTTGCAGAGACGTGTCAGTTGGCTGTTCGTCGTCTGGAGTGGCTGCAGAGtagaggagagaaacagttaGAGGATGGAAGTACCGATAATAACCCATACTGCTCTGTTGACCCGGCGCCCCCATCAGTGAATAAAAGTGTGTCAGAGCTGCGCTCCGCCCTGCTGAACGAGAGTCTGCCACTCTTTGAACGCTACCGGGCTATGTTTGCCTTGCGTAACCTGGGCAACGAGGAGGCTGTCCTGGCACTGGGAGATG GCCTGCAGTGCTCAAGTGCTCTGTTCCGTCATGAGATCGGTTACGTCCTGGGTCAGATGCAGCACCCGGCATCGGTTCCGGCGCTGAGTGCAGCCCTGGAGTCTGCCGGTGAGAACCCCATGGTCCGGCACGAGGCGGCAGAGGCCCTTGGCTCCATCGGCAAAGAGGACTGTCTGGCTGTGCTGCAGCGCTATCGCAAAGACAGTGAGCGTGTTGTCAAGGAGAGTTGTGAGGTTGCGCTTGATATGCTGGAGTACGAGAACAGTGACCAGTTTCAGTATGCAGATGAACTGGTGAGGTTACAGGGATAA